One window of the Eriocheir sinensis breed Jianghai 21 chromosome 59, ASM2467909v1, whole genome shotgun sequence genome contains the following:
- the LOC126985305 gene encoding nascent polypeptide-associated complex subunit alpha, muscle-specific form-like isoform X5 gives MSVVGSVVVIKRTGADGTPYPMVHCSCSIGRNIECDIRVQLNSVSQQQCRIDVDPSGKAYLTNLSHNNQTVLGDYTLAPEEVCMLSHKQVISVGERKFRWEYPEDSALAVSFPAVAPAEKVKILVPVDKSPLPRYTDSAGVSHRWSIDDASEAKRKKVSFGPQLNPEHFDKLLPPATPVSKGDKPNGRQSPLDAPSSGPGSARKSGRVSVASTFESIPEYVPDTPTKSLLRRRSPTPVKPYLARSLGISMGKLQGDVPSPEKETPHTSQAQPTEVPAQSSKPMPTDKPMDRTPVKKPVTPLKRPTPGPKTPKSPKVISTKIAHLKLVSPSAAGEKSTSPRGRPKNTPSPKAPGAASPRGRPRKSLSPSATPSPRGRPKKSLSPSPRGRPKKSLSPSATPSPRGRPKKSQSPKAPGTPVPRGRPKSQSPKAPRGRPKSQSPKAPRGRPKSQSPKAPRGRPKSQSPKAPRGRPKSQSPKAPRGRPKSQSPKAPRGRPKSQSPKSLGTPLPRGRPKKSLSPSPKLQGSLKRPASTSQVSSTPQKKLFKFSNSPLKPPAPKTLTPKLGTPKRAGTPTYVTPKKFMKVGTPKSVGKINNATPKKPSSPKASPKVATPKASPKSATPKGSPKLSSPKPSTPKGSPKAGTPKGSPKLSSPKSATPRKVTSPKVVSSKLSSPKASSKLSSPKSATPKASPKSATPKASPKSATPKASPKSATPKRVSTPKASPKSATPKASPKAATPKASPKSATPKAATPKASPKSATPKAATKASPKSATPKAATPKASPKSATPKAATKASPKSATPKRVSSPKAATPKASPKLKSPKSATPKASKASPKSATPKRVSSPKAATPKASPKSATPKRVSSPKAATPKASPKLTSLKSATPKASPKAATPKASPKSATPKRVSSPKAATPKASPKFPTPKASPKFPTPKSSPKVAASKASPKFPTPKASPKFPTPKSATPKAASPKLATPKKLSAKSISPRFLSSKLASYKCPSPKFPSPKLSSPKSSPKFPSPKLSPKFSSPKSAAKKFSSPKAANLKLSSPKNRSSPKLSSPKSTSKAATSPKLSSPKPSRPKKLSTPRKPTTPKKLSTPKGTSPKTPSTPKPGRPKTVATPKATTPKPGHSKKLSTPRSASPRKPATPKFASPEVLAAPGSVTPWSVSRKKLSSPKFSSPEVIAAPGSAKGKKSQSPKFASPKNVCAVLLTPPHTGSPKASSTSKLTPPKSPGVKRSATLKTPTPKKLKTDSPKNSGSATPKSTGKKHPRTPASALRIKAATSRSTHKKVTIKSQTSATPGLKSGKLSRVMKAKTPKKTWADVLKKGLTGKGAALSRSQKARTVLAATRTMHKQSKRTVQPKKTKQTFPFQEAALKQQEVASTTSTGHANSPAPIIIRRKTTQTPKVFRRGQKQPCPVNQPGGVGDTADLEGLSSLMATPRVPPQGETAVPSPRGRVKATPRTSPSQRLRRALRSSPSSSSANTSISSINMTNFDFSAVRTPELTKDLFVSSLETPAPCGTPESVYRNPADRQALDSPVQVTIEADATTFDFGNAHTPDVTQDKFVSPVSGLRTPRTAISTPKPQLKNMAPLRNLSAESIPQEQQETSSRDAASEENLEGAAGTSSQANHTDAASVKKLLRTPKAATSPQADYTDVAGVKKLLKTPRAAPPSPQANYTDVAGVKKLLRTPKPAATSPQADYTNIVGTRKLMKTPGPVPASPEADYTNVAGVGKMLRTPKPAPASPEADYTQVAGMKKLLRTPKPAVASPEADYTNVAGVGKLLRTPKPAVVSPKADYTNVAGVGKLLRTPKAAVASPEADYTNVRGVRHLLRSPKTPTNTPEADFTGVAMLLSTPEPQLEDDAAVRVERARKTPLADHTNVDRSQSPVRGAKGKAATPQKEASPATSSPSENIPPQGQEEEGPAPRRSQRKPKAADQQSEVTPVRRMRSRRKIEDCVLELVQSPIGSTHSLLSTPLEEQPTPTRKSKRTRKGGVDADQDTPSKALVAPGTPVTVLQATVDAGEVAPLPEVLPSPEEDSIQGKQGKEEEAATPRPKKGRAKKELSDETEVQNVPAKTLDENVAVESPAKTTRRGRAAKGTAAESDTKESVEEEARPAPTVRGRGRRAVAAAAPVEDSSQREQSAEASLPKGRGTKNKLPDEEVEVQNVPDKTSSSDEDVTESPAKITRRGRTAKGAAAESGKKKSVEEAAQLTPTVRGRGRRAAAVAAAAAIAIGSPKDQTSKDDKPQASKSKRGQSKEEHDTAAVEEGGKGTRRTRRKVAFADEPDTKQSKDEDSEEKSIPAKRPAARKTRGGRGSKKEEEEDEAEDKENNSPPKKARTQRTRAKKGDTADDDEGKAEDKEDEDNATPAKRGKRPLRTKSKNTSEEKMDEDTKTEEEKAATTKKGRPRKAAAKKGGKDDEKMEEKEDVPSEDSKDEECVPTPPKRGRRQQKAAQDPPPARTSNRRGKVTAEVASPEARPTRATRSRKKL, from the exons atgagTGTCGTGGGCTCCGTGGTGGTTATCAAGCGGACGGGCGCCGACGGGACGCCCTACCCCATGGTGCACTGCAGCTGCTCCATCGGCAGGAACATcgagtgtgacatccgggtgCAGCTTAACTCAGTGTCCCAGCAGCAGTGTCGCATCGATGTGGACCCCAGCGGGAAG GCGTATCTCACGAACCTGAGTCACAACAACCAAACAGTGCTGGGTGACTACACGCTGGCCCCGGAGGAGGTGTGCATGCTCAGCCACAAGCAGGTCATCAGCGTGGGGGAGAGGAAGTTCCGCTGGGAGTACCCTGAAGACTCCGCCCTGGCTGTGTCTTTCCCCGCTGTCGCCCCTGCAGAAAAAGTGAAGATCCTCGTGCCTGTGGACAAGTCGCCGCTCCCTCGCTATACAGACAGTG CTGGAGTGTCACATCGCTGGAGTATTGATGATGCTTCAGAGGCCAAGAGGAAGAAGGTGTCGTTTGGACCTCAACTGAACCCTGAGCACTTCGACAAGCTCCTGCCGCCCGCCACTCCCGTAAGCAAGGGAGACAAGCCCAACGGTCGCCAGAGTCCCCTCGATGCCCCTTCGTCTGGCCCAGGCAGTGCGAGAAAATCTGGAAGAGTGTCGGTTGCCTCCACATTTGAGAGTATCCCTGAGTATGTTCCCGACACACCCACCAAGAGCCTCCTGCGTCGACGAAGCCCCACCCCAGTCAAGCCCTATCTGGCACGCAGCCTTGGAATCAGCATGGGCAAGCTGCAGGGGGATGTACCCTCCCCAGAGAAAGAAACTCCACACACATCACAAGCCCAACCCACTGAAGTCCCTGCCCAATCCTCTAAGCCAATGCCAACTGACAAGCCTATGGACAGAACACCAGTAAAGAAGCCAGTCACACCACTCAAGCGACCCACACCTGGTCCAAAGACACCCAAATCCCCAAAGGTTATCTCCACAAAGATCGCACACTTGAAGCTCGTGTCCCCAAGTGCTGCTGGGGAGAAATCCACATCTCCCCGAGGCCGCCCCAAGAACACCCCCAGCCCCAAGGCACCGGGAGCAGCCTCGCCTCGTGGTCGCCCCAGGAAGTCCCTATCACCATCGGCAACACCATCACCACGTGGCCGACCAAAGAAGTCTCTATCACCATCACCGCGTGGCCGACCAAAGAAGTCCCTGTCACCAtcagcaacaccatcaccacggGGTAGACCAAAGAAATCCCAGAGTCCCAAGGCACCAGGAACACCAGTACCACGTGGCCGTCCAAAGTCCCAGAGTCCCAAGGCACCACGCGGTCGCCCAAAGTCCCAGAGTCCCAAGGCTCCACGCGGTCGCCCAAAGTCCCAGAGTCCCAAGGCTCCACGCGGTCGCCCAAAGTCCCAGAGTCCCAAGGCTCCACGCGGTCGCCCAAAGTCCCAGAGTCCCAAGGCACCACGCGGTCGCCCAAAGTCCCAGAGTCCCAAGGCACCACGTGGTCGCCCCAAGTCTCAGAGTCCCAAGTCACTCGGAACCCCATTGCCACGTGGCCGCCCCAAGAAGTCCCTGAGCCCTTCTCCTAAGCTGCAAGGGTCCCTCAAGAGGCCTGCAAGTACCAGCCAGGTTTCcagcaccccccaaaaaaagttgTTCAAGTTTTCTAACTCTCCTCTTAAACCACCAGCACCCAAGACACTCACACCCAAGCTTGGCACCCCAAAGAGAGCTGGCACCCCTACATATGTTACTCCCAAAAAGTTTATGAAGGTTGGTACCCCTAAAAGTGTTGGGAAAATTAATAATGCCACTCCCAAGAAGCCCTCCTCACCAAAGGCTTCCCCAAAGGTGGCCACTCCCAAGGCTTCTCCCAAGTCAGCAACTCCTAAGGGTTCTCCCAAGCTGTCATCCCCAAAGCCATCAACACCTAAGGGTTCTCCCAAAGCAGGAACTCCCAAGGGTTCTCCCAAGCTCTCATCTCCTAAATCTGCCACCCCCAGGAAAGTAACATCTCCCAAGGTTGTCTCATCCAAGCTGTCGtcccccaaggcttcttccaagcTGTCATCTCCCAAATCTGCAACTCCTAAGGCTTCTCCCAAATCTGCAACTCCTAAGGCTTCTCCCAAATCTGCCACTCCGAAGGCTTCTCCCAAGTCTGCCACTCCCAAGAGAGTAT CAACTCCTAAGGCTTCTCCCAAATCTGCCACCCCCAAGGCTTCTCCCAAGGCAGCAACTCCTAAGGCTTCTCCCAAATCTGCCACCCCCAAGGCAGCAACTCCTAAGGCTTCTCCCAAATCTGCCACCCCCAAGGCAGCAACTAAGGCTTCTCCCAAATCTGCCACCCCCAAGGCAGCAACTCCTAAGGCTTCTCCCAAATCTGCCACCCCCAAGGCAGCAACTAAGGCTTCTCCCAAATCTGCCACCCCCAAGAGAGTATCATCTCCCAAGGCAGCAACTCCTAAGGCTTCTCCCAAGCTGAAATCCCCCAAATCTGCCACCCCCAAGGCTTCTAAGGCTTCTCCCAAATCTGCCACCCCTAAGAGAGTATCATCTCCCAAGGCAGCAACTCCTAAGGCTTCTCCCAAATCTGCCACCCCCAAGAGAGTATCATCTCCCAAGGCAGCAACTCCTAAGGCTTCTCCCAAGCTGACATCCCTGAAATCTGCCACCCCCAAAGCTTCTCCCAAGGCAGCAACTCCTAAGGCTTCTCCCAAGTCTGCCACCCCTAAGAGAGTGTCATCTCCCAAGGCAGCAACTCCTAAGGCTTCTCCCAAGTTCCCTACTCCCAAGGCTTCTCCCAAGTTTCCCACACCCAAGTCTTCCCCAAAGGTAGCAGCTTCTAAGGCTTCCCCCAAGTTTCCCACCCCTAAGGCTTCCCCCAAGTTTCCCACACCCAAGTCTGCCACTCCCAAGGCTGCCTCTCCCAAGCTTGCCACTCCCAAGAAGCTTTCAGCCAAGTCCATTTCCCCCAGGTTTCTCTCCTCCAAGCTGGCATCATACAAATGTCCCTCACCCAAGTTTCCGTCACCCAAGCTTTCATCTCCCAAGTCATCTCCTAAGTTTCCCTCACCCAAGCTGTCTCCCAAGTTTTCCTCTCCCAAGTCTGCAGCCAAGAAGTTTTCCTCCCCTAAAGCTGCAAACCTCAAGCTATCCTCTCCCAAGAACCGCTCGTCCCCCAAATTGTCGTCGCCAAAATCCACTTCAAAGGCCGCCACATCTCCAAAGCTATCCTCTCCCAAGCCTAGCCGCCCTAAGAAGCTGTCGACTCCCAGGAAACCCACAACCCCCAAGAAACTGTCCACTCCCAAGGGCACCTCTCCCAAAACCCCTTCCACTCCCAAGCCAGGTCGGCCCAAGACAGTGGCCACCCCTAAAGCTACCACCCCCAAGCCTGGCCATTCTAAGAAGCTGTCAACCCCCAGGTCTGCCAGCCCAAGGAAGCCAGCAACACCCAAGTTTGCCAGCCCAGAGGTGTTGGCAGCCCCTGGGTCTGTCACTCCTTGGTCGGTTAGCCGCAAAAAGCTCTCATCGCCCAAATTTTCGAGCCCTGAGGTCATAGCAGCCCCGGGTTCTGCTAAGGGCAAGAAGTCCCAGAGCCCCAAGTTTGCCAGTCCCAAGAATGTCTGCGCGGTGCTTCTGACGCCACCACACACTGGCAGCCCCAAAGCATCAAGCACCAGTAAGCTGACACCTCCCAAGTCACCCGGGGTCAAGAGGTCTGCCACACTCAAGACACCAACTCCCAAGAAACTGAAGACAGACAGCCCCAAGAACAGTGGGTCAGCAACACCCAAATCCACCGGCAAGAAACACCCCAGAACCCCGGCCTCTGCTCTTCGCATCAAGGCAGCAACATCAAGGTCCACCCACAAGAAGGTCACTATCAAGAGCCAGACTTCTGCCACGCCGGGCCTCAAGTCAG GAAAGCTGTCCAGGGTGATGAAGGCCAAGACGCCCAAGAAGACCTGGGCTGACGTGCTGAAGAAGGGGCTGACGGGGAAGGGGGCGGCCCTCTCCCGCTCCCAGAAGGCACGGACTGTTCTGGCGGCAACTCGCACCATGCACAAGCAATCCAAAAGGACTGTGCAGCCCAAGAAGACCAAG CAAACATTTCCCTTCCAGGAGGCAGCCCTGAAGCAGCAGGAGGtggccagcaccaccagcacggGCCACGCCAACTCTCCAGCTCCAATCATCATCCGCCGGAAGACAACCCAGACCCCCAAGGTGTTCAGGCGGGGCCAGAAGCAGCCATGCCCCGTCAACCAGCCTGGGGGGGTGGGCGACACCGCTGACCTGGAGGGCCTGTCCTCCCTCATGGCCACCCCCAGGGTGCCACCTCAGG GAGAGACAGCTGTGCCATCCCCAAGAGGCAGGGTGAAGGCCACCCCCCGGACCTCACCGTCCCAGCGGCTGCGCCGGGCTCTGCGCAGCTCCCCGTCCTCGTCCTCTGCCAACACCTCCATCAGCTCCATCAACATGACCAACTTTGACTTCTCTGCTGTCAGGACTCCTGAACTCACCAAGGACCTCTTTGTGTCTTCCCTGGAGACACCAGCCCCCTGCGGCACACCGGAGAGTGTGTACAGAAACCCTGCAGACAGACAGGCCCTGGACTCCCCGGTGCAGGTCACCATAGAGGCCGATGCCACCACCTTTGACTTTGGCAACGCCCACACACCCGACGTGACCCAGGACAAGTTTGTCTCCCCCGTGAGTGGTCTCAGGACTCCCAGAACAGCCATCTCAACGCCAAAGCCACAGCTGAAGAACATGGCCCCACTCAGGAACCTCTCTGCGGAGTCTATACCTCAGGAACAGCAAGAGACAAGTTCCAGGGATGCAGCGTCAGAGGAGAACCTTGAGGGAGCTGCAGGAACTTCATCCCAAGCCAACCACACAGACGCTGCAAGTGTGAAGAAGCTCCTTAGGACGCCCAAGGCTGCCACATCACCCCAGGCAGATTACACAGATGTTGCCGGTGTGAAGAAGCTGCTTAAAACACCAAGAGCTGCACCGCCATCACCACAAGCCAACTACACGGACGTGGCCGGCGTGAAGAAGCTCCTCAGGACACCCAAACCTGCAGCGACATCCCCTCAGGCTGACTACACCAATATAGTGGGGACAAGGAAGCTGATGAAGACGCCCGGGCCTGTACCAGCATCCCCTGAAGCTGACTACACCAATGTTGCAGGTGTAGGCAAGATGCTGAGGACCCCCAAGCCCGCGCCAGCATCCCCTGAGGCTGACTACACACAAGTGGCAGGGATGAAGAAGCTGCTGAGGACCCCCAAGCCTGCTGTGGCATCCCCTGAGGCTGATTATACCAATGTTGCTGGTGTTGGAAAACTGCTGAGAACACCCAAGCCTGCTGTGGTCTCTCCCAAAGCTGACTACACCAATGTTGCAGGTGTGGGCAAGCTGCTCAGGACTCCCAAGGCTGCTGTGGCATCCCCCGAGGCTGACTACACCAATGTTAGAGGTGTTAGACATTTGCTGCGCTCGCCCAAGACTCCCACAAACACACCTGAAGCTGATTTTACAGGTGTGGCTATGCTCCTGTCCACACCTGAGCCACAGCTGGAAGATGATGCAGCTGTGAGGgttgagagagcaagaaagaCTCCCTTGGCAGACCACACCAACGTGGACCGCTCACAGTCCCCGGTGCGAGGAGCGAAAGGCAAGGCTGCCACCCCTCAGAAGGAAGCCTCCCCGGCCACCAGCTCCCCTTCAGAAAATATTCCGCCccagggccaggaggaggagggccctGCGCCGCGGAGGTCACAGAGGAAGCCCAAGGCAGCCGACCAGCAGAGTGAGGTCACGCCAGTCAGGCGGATGCGCTCCAGAAGGAAGATCGAGGACTGTGTCTTGGAGCTGGTGCAGTCTCCCATTGGCTCCACACACTCCCTGCTCTCCACGCCTCTGGAGGAACAGCCAACACCCACGAGAAAGTCCAAGAGGACCaggaaaggaggggtggatgCGGATCAGGACACCCCCAGCAAAGCCTTGGTTGCACCCGGCACCCCGGTCACAGTTCTCCAGGCAACAGTGGATGCAGGTGAAGTAGCACCCCTTCCAGAGGTGCTCCCCTCACCTGAAGAAGACTCCATCCAGGGAAAgcaaggcaaggaggaagaggcagccaCACCTCGGCCAAAGAAAGGCAGAGCAAAGAAGGAGCTCTCGGATGAAACCGAGGTACAAAATGTCCCTGCGAAGACGCTGGATGAGAATGTCGCAGTAGAGTCCCCGGCAAAGACCACCCGCAGGGGAAGAGCTGCCAAGGGAACAGCAGCAGAGTCGGATACAAAGGagtcagtggaggaggaggcccgGCCTGCTCCCAcagtgagagggaggggaaggagagcagTGGCAGCAGCGGCACCTGTTGAAGATTCCAGCCAGAGAGAACAGAGCGCCGAAGCGTCTCTACCAAAGGGACGTGGAACAAAAAATAAGCTCCCAGACGAGGAGGTTGAGGTACAAAATGTCCCTGACAAGACCTCTTCATCAGATGAGGATGTCACAGAGTCTCCGGCAAAGATCACTCGCAGAGGAAGAACTGCAAAGGGAGCAGCAGCAGAGTCTGGCAAGAAGAAGTCTGTGGAAGAGGCGGCCCAGCTTACTCCCAcagtgcgagggagaggaaggagagcagcggcagtagcagcagcagcggctATAGCAATTGGCTCTCCAAAAGACCAAACAAGCAAGGACGACAAACCCCAAGCCTCCAAGAGCAAGAGAGGCCAGAGCAAGGAAGAGCATGACACCGCTGCggtggaggagggtgggaagggaacaAGGAGGACCAGAAGGAAGGTGGCTTTTGCCGACGAGCCCGACACGAAACAAAGTAAGGACGAGGACAGTGAAGAAAAGTCCATCCCTGCCAAGAGACCAGCAGCAAGGAAGACAAGAGGTGGGAGGggaagcaagaaggaggaggaggaggatgaagctgAAGACAAGGAGAATAACAGTCCACCCAAGAAGGCAAGGACACAGAGGACAAGGGCCAAGAAGGGAGacactgctgatgatgatgaaggcaAGGCAGAGGACAAGGAAGATGAGGACAATGCAACTCCTGCCAAGAGGGGAAAGAGGCCGCTGAGAACAAAATCCAAGAATACCAGtgaggaaaaaatggatgaagacaCAAAGACTGAAGAAGAGAAAGCTGCCACAACCAAGAAGGGAAGGCCGAGGAAGGCAGCAgctaagaagggaggaaaggacgacgagaagatggaggagaaggaagatgtgcCCAGCGAGGACTCCAAAGACGAGGAGTGTGTGCCCACGCCCCccaagagagggaggaggcaacAGAAGGCTGCGCAGGACCCTCCCCCCGCCAGGACCAGCAACAGAAGAGGCAAAGTCACGGCCGAGGTTGCTTCCCCAGAGGCCAG GCCTACAAGAGCAACACGATCTCGCAAGAAACTGTAA